The window atatatatatatatatatatatatatatatatatatatatattcatgtttGTTGAATAACTACAAGACCATCAAGAAAATTTGATCACCTAAGAGGCTAAGACCAAGAGCTTACACGAGACAACTAAGTTCGCTCATAGAAGGTTCGGATTTAATTTCTAGTTTGTCCACTgttctttttgaaattaatgtaaaataaaaagtgtttcaacaattaaattaaatgtgctGAGAAAAATTGACAAGGAACGTCATTTAGaagcattaattaattagttatgttTGATCGTAATACACACCAGGAGTAGTATTTAGTTGAAAACATTGGCTTATTGGTTGAGTTAGTGTGATTGATTACCTAATTATTCTGAGCGGGGGCGACCAAATTGATCCACATAGTGGAAAGCGGGTATGAGCAATTAGTAAAATAACGAATCATATGAAGGTAGTTGTCATTATTAGTTGCTCTAAAAGTTTAATTAAAGGTAAAGTAACAAGTGTTAGCTTCCACGGCATGAACACTATGAATGAAATCAATCTCAATCAGGATATATGAATGCCCCACTAACATAGAAACAGGTCTAGTAAACTCCATAGGAGTATCACTACTTGCCTGCGTCGCATACTCCATAaagtatgcacaaaacaaatgttcCATTGAAGTATAAAAAAGTGATAACACAGGAAAGCATTTCCAATTGTTATTAGTACAAGCCTCACCTAGAGAATTATTATAATACTCAAACTATTATAATTCAACTCAGATCACAGCTACTTAATAAGTTCCCAAGTGTCATGAGATATTCCTGAAGAGATTGTCTACCGAGCAAGTTAGGAGCATTTAAAACTCTAGTAGGATTTGccattatttatgtataattcgTATCGAAATCCACTGTAAAACTGTTTAGGAATCAAATCAATTAAGGATTTggcatgaaaaaaaagagactaagtaaaaaactaataattttgcTAATGGAAATGCTGCGGAGCGGAGGTAATTATTTAGGGACGGATGAGCACGGTGTGGTGTGATCGCTTTTATTGCTAATGTTGGTGTGATCCATAAAAGCGGTGAATTTTACAACCATATGCATCAAAGTCTCAAaggtaataaaatataattctagttcactaaatttgattaaaatatctTCGTGACTAACGTGGAATATTGAGTACTCATATAACTTGTGGCTCAATCATCGCCCTTATCTAATGCAGTTGGTTTGTATGCAGGGACAACCATTGTTTGTTAGGTATATCATAGAGATCCTCATTCCTTAACCGAATTCTCAATAAATCAATacaataaatttgtatttttgcgGTGTGTGAGCCTTTACTTTTACCATTTCCTAGTTATAAATTTCATTTGCTGAATGTTCTTTTTGGCAGACTCCGGAGCATGAGCATGAATAATAAACTTTAAATGTTGAATTGCTTAAAGTCGCATATAGCACATGGGGTGGAAAATCCATCCCTGCgattttcaatacaaaagtgGAAAGCTGAATGGTCAAAGAAACACCCAATAATCTAATCTAATACAATTAATGCTTCAAcccaaaattaaaaagttacatTCGGAAAGTCAAATCATGATCAAAAACCATAATTGTATCAAATTGATAGGtagggaaaataaaaataaaaattaaatggtaAACCTAAACATATAGTAGGTCTTAACCcaaccataatttttttttctccacaaaaaaaaaaaaaccaatcaaCAACGGAAAAACATCTAAACCATTACAGTACGTTCATGGTGCCAACAACAGCACAACTACAAATGTGACAAAATGAGAAGGTGAAGGAGCCATCAGCCAGCCATAGTAAGAAGCCttcatgtgaaaaaaaaatttgttaaaaattaaagaattagcAATCAAATTTAGTGAcgaaaaactaaaaagtattAATGTTACGTTTCACTGACCATGTGTTCTGTCTGGATAATGTCTCCTATACAAAAAATCACAACATTTAAATCCATCCTTGTTGAAGCACAGATCACGTGCTTGATACTGAAAATGAAATAGCCAAAGATAACTTGTTGCAATCAGCATTTTAGAAACAATCTTGTTAACCACGGGATCTTGTTCAATTGGTTGAACAATGTAGGTGAATGTTATAAACCTCGGATTTCAATTcctatgatttaaaaaaagtttgttaaaaacttaaaaaggtCATAAATCATTGTTACAAGTTCAAACAAGCTTTGAACAAACTCTTCCGAGCACCCATTACAATTCCATGTTTGTCTTGAGTTTTGTAGTATATAACTTCGAATCTTCCATTGCCTTGCCAATTTTTTAGCGTCTTGTTATTTGAGGAACTATATACGAtagtttataaatttaagatatattaaaaataaagagtttgaaacatctttattttgaattaatgatGTCAGAATGCAAGAATTATTCTAGATTAGTAGATTAGTTTGCAAAGCATCAACACACTGAACACAACCGTTAATAAATCATCAACACACTTTGGGTCCATATGTAAAAAGGCCCATATTTGATTTAATCTACTCCAAAACAAATTGTTACAGCAGAACATCCTTTTAAGGCAAAGTTGCTGGTACACTCAGTAGTAATTGTAAGCGATTCTCATCTTGCAATTTCATACAACTGACACGGATATTTTACCCTTTCACGAAACTAATACGGATTAGACAATCCGTAAATAATTTCAGTAGTTAATGTTATCTCAgaaattataagtttataacACGCTCCCTAGACTACTATAAGCGAATGAACTTTTTAGTGTATGTTTcaattatctaaacttgatttttaaaagaattaattgtgatatcaattttgctcaaatttattaatttcgtATTTTGGTAAAAGTAAATGAGTCTATTGatctttgtttaaaatttatttgaaacatGATTTTGACAGTTTTGCAACGAGGTGATAAGTTGTCAAATAGATGACGTGTGTGCAATTAGAAGAATAATTCTAAATCTTTTTACACCATTCATTTACTAATTCTCGAGTCAATTTTCTTGTAGACAAGCATTGTTTTAGTCTGAGGTGACAAGTTGGCAATAGATTTTGaccaaaaaatgtttttatctaCAGTTTTGTAGATAAGGATAGAAGGATCCTATCCTAATCTACAGTTCGGCCGAAAACGAATCCATAAACGACTGGAAATGTATTGACGTCAAATTAACGAGGTTTAATCAACTAGCCACATAATCCCCAAGCAAGTTGGATCCGTCTTAAACAAAATACTAACATGATCCCGAATGTAACAACAAATACGAAAATTCTCTGAACCATTTTACTAACTATGAATCCCCAAAATCCAGAGAAAAACCTGATCTTCATACAGCAGTAAGAATCACACATCCTGCACGCTTAAACCTGCAAAGATGAATCATATACAATTATACTTATAAGACAATGacataaaatattcatttgaaCTTCCTCATCAAGCACATCATCCAAAACTTTGAGACATGCAATGTAAGGTGTTTCATTTTCTTGTCCACAATACAATCTTCCTTTGCTTTCCCATTTGAAGAATTATTCCAACTTACAATCAAAAGTAGAAATATACCAATTTATGTAATTCAGCTACCTAGTGTGGCTTTGAGcgtttattttctgtttttattttttaaaaataattttcagttTCAAATTTTCAAGATTTAGAAATCATTTATCGAGAAGAAAGTACTTTACGGTGTCACCGTGCCACAACATTCTCAGCTCTTCGGAAAAGACAGAAAAAGttgatttgttgtttttagttttggacctgtttttgaaaatatatttagagaaaatgttttctaaattttaaataaatgtattttcactctgtttttttttttcaaaattaaaagagaaaacacTCAAAACCAAGTGCCATAATCACATAATATAGCTATAAAAAGTGTCAGCAGAAATAGTTGTGATGTGAGTAACTAACCTGGAGGAAGTGATTGCTTCAACTTATCAGCCTTCTCAGAATCAAACACACAGAGGGTGTAAAGGTACTTGGAGCAACGGACCTTGAACTTCACCACATCCTTGCTCCGCTTGATTTTCACAGAGCGTGCATCCTTCCTCCTAGCAGTGAGGAGGAAGTCCTTAATCTCGTGAATTTGCTTCGGCTGCATAAAACACAACACACCACACGTAACTCGTAAGCATCAACCGCCAAAACACAGtataaaatcaaagaaaaggcaaaattcaaacaaacataCAGAAACAATGACAGTCAAATTCACCATAACTAAACTAAATCACAGTTCAAATCAAACAAagacaacaacaaagccttatcccaTTAGGTGAAGTCCACAACATGGATCACAAGATGCCATTCGGCTCAGTTTCTGAGATGTTAATCCAAATCAaacattttacaaattaaaggGTATCTAATCTCTACCGCTGAAAGAATTACACGAGCAAAATGGCTTGACCTGGAGCAATTaatgttttacaaattaatttaaaattaaaacagtgTCTCAGCTTCACAATCAAAATTGTACTTATCAACAACATTACCACTGGGGAACTCATGAAAACGAACAAGTCCAAGATAAATCCAAGTTAGGCGTAGGCtgatcattattaaaaaaattgaaagggtGAAATGCGAAAGCATTCGTTTTCACATCGTAGAATGCGAAACAATCACAGATAGAATACTACAAAATGCTAAAACAATAGGTGAAGATAATCAGAATAGAAAGAAATACCATAGTGGACTTCGCTGCGATTCCCTCCTCCGAGGCTCGATCCCTTACTTCAGATTCATAATACACCTTGTTAGGGTTTATAAACTAAACCCTAGATTAAAATTTCCCCTTGCCCATTTTCGACCCTGACATCCTTCACTAAAATGGGCCTCGCTCTATCTAGGTTAAGCCCAAAAATACCTGGGCTCATTTAACTCGAAATGTTCCGGTCCGGATAGCTCGGGCTATTTTGGGTGTTGCCAGGCACCATGCAAATTACTCGTACACCCAGCATAACTTGCACAATTCCCATTTTGTCCtttcataaaattgataaaGATTGGTCAATCCATAAGTGActcatacaattttttaatttttttttcaaaaatatgtttttcaaattaatttaaaattaatgactcAAGCAGGAATCAAACCTATGACTTTTACATTAGTACTAATACGACATTCTAACCAATTATGCTAATAaaccaattatgttataaaataattaatgtcgttatatataacactaaaatttctaatgtatatttaatgcacatgcaaatttagataataaattttgtgatagttaattttgatctaataattaatatgtttacatatatgaaattttatgaaacctatgatttttatttaaaatttatatatgtaaaaaaatacattattaaatcaaaattaattataataaggtcaaaaaatacattagtagCATTATGTTaataaacctatgatttttatttacaatttatatatgtaaacaaattaattattggaTCAAAATTAAtcgtcacaaaatttattatctaactttacatgcacattaaatatatattaaaaaatttagtgttacatatagtgacattaattattttataacataattatccTATTAATTCAATTGGTTAGAGTATCATGTTAATAATGCAAAAGTTACAAGTTTATgagccattaattttaaattaattcgtaaaacatatttttgaataattttttttaaaaaattgtatggGCCACTTACTGATTGGGCAATCCATGAGCTTCATACGGATCTTACTTAAGCACAATCCGTAAGTCTCATACGGATTGTTCAATCCGTATCAATTTTACAGAAGGACAAAATGGAAATTGCACTATTATGCTAGGTGTACAAACAATTATGTCGGATGCACAAATCAACAGCTGATTTCTGAATTATGGCCCAAACAATTATACACAAcacataaaaagaaagaaacattaATCCAACCACCAAGCATACAAAGcacttttctattattattattatgagagcatttttttttacacaatgaGAGCACTTATTTAATACCTGTAGAttagtaattatttaataatataatatgagtATCCCagtcaatttttataatttcaattcattcttcTCTAGTTGTCTGACCTCCTATGATAAACAAACAGTGAGTAGgtgctaaaataaaatttaaaatgatttttttttatcttaaataagAAAGATATGTTGGGTCTTTTTATAATACGtaacatttttttgtcttaTAAAGGTTGATagcaaatatttctttttagtgGACTCAAAGCTtgaattttagttgtttaattCTTGGGTTgagtttatttatatttcatatattcTCGATTtagagttataatttttttgaacacCTGGTTATAAATAACTTTCTGATATCCAAATCAAGGACGAGTCATCTAAGAGATCTAACtcaattagtttaattaagTAATGTGCATGAATAATGCATGAATAATATAAATCCTATAATATTATCTTTCATTTCtactttaaaattaagtatGAGTCAATCATTTATATGCTAAACAACATTAtcatgcatgtatatatatgataattgttTCTTCTTACGGATGGAGATTACTTAAGAGGAGTGCGCTCCAAATATGATTTAGAACTTTATTGATTTTCCTCTGATTTCTTATTGACTTGAGTGTCAAATATTTGCAAGTGGTCTCCACCGTTCATTGCTAGGCTGAAAATCGCTTCCACATCATCAAAGCTCCACTTGTTGTTTGTGatcaaaaaagttttttttttttttttgttacaatcgATCGAACAAGTTTAATATGGTATTCgttgaatataaatattttttatgctaaggtctttattttcaataatgattaatttattcACCATGAACATTATGTTTTGTTCCTCCCCCTTCCCCCTTTTTAATAGTTTAGTTCTATTTTTACGTCTCAATtgttaagatgattttttttttcaagttgcaTCTTGAAAATGTCTCTTCTTGGTAAAATAAGAACGGGATTATTGATGGCTCAATGTCTCatggttattttttaatataactataCAACATAGGGAAAATAAGAAATGGGTTGAATTTTGAAGCAATTAATTTTtcgtaatttttttcaaaaggtAGAATATCGTCTGTTTTTAAGACAATGCAAATACGCTGTAAAACAAGCTTTATTTTAAATCTCTTACcaaaaacttttataaaacCCAAATCAAAAGAATATTTGAAACACAATGTTAAACATATAGGTATGAGATAAGAGAACAAGAATTAAAACATACGAAGGTCTTTTGTACTAGTTAGTCTCACCCAATGCTATGTTTGGTTCTTAGTACTACCAAaagaagttttttaaaataaaaaatgattaaattttatttaagatcAATAATGTTATAAGATGAATTAGCTACATGTTACATATATAAACATgtgatataataatataatatatgtttgTTTTCCTACAAATAAAGTTGTCATTAAGACAAATTACACTTCTAAtacaaatttatagtttttatttgacaaaaaatacACTAATACCAAACCATAATATATGCCATTTGTGTGTTGGGAATTTCACTTTCGAAAATTGAGCGTGACTTAGCTTGTAGTAATCGAGTTTTGGAAAAGGGGAACAAAAAGCCTTATATGTAGTGACATATTTACTATTTCCTTTTTCCTTGACCCAGATTCTTTTTAAGTATCTATATACTCCTTTTTGATATTGTTCTTCTTCGTTTACTGTTTGAATAGTGCATGGAAGCATTTATGTTCCACCCAAGCTACCTCTGGGTTTTCTTATAGACCATTAGATGAAGCAATCATGGTTTATAAGCAACGTTAGAAgtgataagaaaatataaaaaaaaaaaaaatatcggtTGTCATGCATGTAATGTATTTATGCTGTGGTTTACATTCTTGTGCATGTATATATCTATGTGTACGAAGGAGAGAAACCAAGAATGTAAGTTATTCTGCGGGTGTGATAAGCAAGTAACGTATAAAAGAGTACTAATGGTACCAACAAGTCCGATCTAAATCCAAAAAGTTTGCTTGCCACTATGTAATGTTGgcctatagaaactaaaaagcaGGGATGGCAAGAGCTCAGTCATTAAAGCAAATATGCTATTCAAATCACTGAACCAAAAGCCACACATACCATTCAGTCGCTAACCACCAAGGTCTCTCATGGGgccctcttcttttttctttcattaattatattaattctacCTCTCCCAACTGTAAACACGtaattaattaggaatgatATACATGAAgatgttaaattattcatttgttatagtttcgtatattttattttatataatttttttttactttttataatttatattttaattctcttttagttcttataatttaaaaatagttttttaatctttatagtttatattttaattctcttttaatccatatagtttaaaaataatttttttaattcttataattcgtattttaactattttttagttcttattacaaaaatatataaaaataattagttataaattatcaactatttattttattaaaaattattttatgataaattagttacgaattacttgctaatatttttgtggttaattataattgataa of the Glycine max cultivar Williams 82 chromosome 13, Glycine_max_v4.0, whole genome shotgun sequence genome contains:
- the LOC100500171 gene encoding 60S ribosomal protein L38, whose protein sequence is MPKQIHEIKDFLLTARRKDARSVKIKRSKDVVKFKVRCSKYLYTLCVFDSEKADKLKQSLPPGLSVQDV